A part of Anabas testudineus chromosome 7, fAnaTes1.2, whole genome shotgun sequence genomic DNA contains:
- the csrnp2 gene encoding cysteine/serine-rich nuclear protein 2 isoform X1, producing MEAGSSLGLKRRYEEVDNSSPFSTPKDSDDDISSSDSADSCDSLNPPSSTSFTRKEPQKTDIKKATSILRHHKPSPGGKRVRFDVVTVYYFPRRQGFTSVPSQGGSSLGMARHHSSIRHYTLGEFAREQETSHRHTLRQHLRQEKLNARKMKLTRNGTVECAQADLLTLDDVSDEDLDVDGVEVDDCFFLQPLPTKRRRALLRASGIARIDAQEKAELRAIRLSREECGCDCRLYCDPRHCGCSQAGIKCQVDRMSFPCGCSRDGCGNVAGRIEFNPLRVRTHYLHTIMKLDLEKRRMLVQGTGNQYAESDPTSSPSSTCPTSPDMSSVAGLDSELDESEVQTVVEVQDLLAEQDVLERENETAVLHLQSAEEQERREREEAEGETVQQELATGGLPEQPLCLLPGALGGELPEQAEVPGVEQVLLQGPFPTGATVLCITDNQEESPSDLLKDSTSLLYYQLSPIEPGAFEPLPRAEEAEHEERFVREQDAGGSQCAEKTQEEGGVQLENDKPEKISCREDLGNTLTNSSLCSEVGAAPVKESTSSHEQSLPKELCQGESCLEEDAAPLPPEV from the exons ATGGAGGCAGGTTCGTCCCTCGGCCTCAAAAGAAGATATGAAGAGGTGGACAATAGCTCTCCATTCTCTACACCGAAGGACTCTGACGATGACATCTCCAGCAGTGACAGCGCTGACAGCTGCGACAGCCTCAATCCACCTTCCAGCACTTCATTTACCCGTAAGGAACCACAGaagacagacattaaaaaag CCACCTCCATCCTCAGACACCACAAGCCGTCACCGGGGGGGAAACGGGTCCGTTTTGATGTGGTGACAGTGTATTACTTCCCCCGGCGGCAGGGCTTCACCAGCGTGCCCAGCCAAGGGGGCAGCTCGCTGGGCATGGCCCGTCACCACTCCTCCATCAGACACTACACGCTGGGCGAGTTTGCACGTGAACAGGAAACCAGCCACCGTCACACTTTACGCCAACACCTGCGCCAAGAGAAGCTCAATGCGCGCAAGATGAAG CTGACGAGGAACGGCACAGTGGAGTGCGCTCAGGCCGACCTGCTGACTCTAGACGATGTATCAGATGAGGATCTTGACGTGGACGGGGTGGAGGTGGACGACTGTTTCTTCCTTCAGCCACTGCCCACAAAGCGCCGCAGAGCCCTCCTGCGAGCGTCTGGCATCGCCCGCATAGATGCGCAGGAGAAAGCTGAGCTGAGAGCCATCCGCCTCTCGCGGGAGGAATGTGGATGTGACTGCCGCTTGTACTGCGACCCCCGCCACTGTGGCTGCAGCCAGGCTGGCATTAAGTGCCAG GTGGATCGAATGTCTTTCCCGTGCGGCTGTTCTAGGGACGGATGTGGCAATGTAGCGGGCCGTATCGAGTTCAACCCTCTACGTGTGAGAACTCACTACCTGCACACTATCATGAAGCTGGATCTGGAGAAAAGGAGGATGCTGGTACAAGGGACTGGAAACCAGTATGCCGAATCTGACCCGACGTCATCCCCTTCTTCCACTTGCCCCACTTCACCCGACATGTCCTCTGTCGCTGGCCTAGACTCTGAGCTAGATGAGAGCGAGGTGCAGACAGTAGTGGAGGTTCAGGATCTCCTGGCAGAGCAGGACGTACTTGAGCGAGAGAATGAGACAGCTGTGTTGCATCTGCAGAGtgcagaggagcaggagaggagggagagggaggaggctgAAGGGGAGACAGTGCAGCAGGAGCTGGCAACTGGAGGCCTCCCAGAGCAGCCTCTCTGCCTCCTGCCCGGTGCTttgggaggagagctgcccgAGCAGGCAGAGGTGCCGGGTGTGGAGCAGGTCCTCCTGCAGGGTCCGTTCCCCACTGGGGCCACGGTGTTGTGCATCACTGATAACCAGGAGGAGAGCCCCTCAGATCTCCTCAAAGACTCCACTTCTCTGCTCTACTATCAGCTCAGCCCCATAGAGCCTGGAGCTTTTGAGCCCCTGCCCAGAGCAGAGGAGGCTGAACACGAGGAGCGCTTTGTGAGAGAACAAGATGCAGGAGGAAGCCAGTGTGCGGAGAAGAcacaagaagaaggaggagtGCAGCTGGAGAATGATAAGCCTGAGAAGATCAGCTGCAGGGAGGATCTGGGTAACACCTTGACCAACTCGAGTCTGTGCTCAGAGGTAGGTGCGGCACCAGTGAAGGAGAGCACCTCAAGTCATGAGCAGAGCCTCCCTAAAGAGCTGTGCCAAGGGGAGTCCTGCTTGGAGGAAGACGCGGCTCCACTCCCTCCTGAAGTTTAG
- the csrnp2 gene encoding cysteine/serine-rich nuclear protein 2 isoform X2 → MEAGSSLGLKRRYEEVDNSSPFSTPKDSDDDISSSDSADSCDSLNPPSSTSFTPTSILRHHKPSPGGKRVRFDVVTVYYFPRRQGFTSVPSQGGSSLGMARHHSSIRHYTLGEFAREQETSHRHTLRQHLRQEKLNARKMKLTRNGTVECAQADLLTLDDVSDEDLDVDGVEVDDCFFLQPLPTKRRRALLRASGIARIDAQEKAELRAIRLSREECGCDCRLYCDPRHCGCSQAGIKCQVDRMSFPCGCSRDGCGNVAGRIEFNPLRVRTHYLHTIMKLDLEKRRMLVQGTGNQYAESDPTSSPSSTCPTSPDMSSVAGLDSELDESEVQTVVEVQDLLAEQDVLERENETAVLHLQSAEEQERREREEAEGETVQQELATGGLPEQPLCLLPGALGGELPEQAEVPGVEQVLLQGPFPTGATVLCITDNQEESPSDLLKDSTSLLYYQLSPIEPGAFEPLPRAEEAEHEERFVREQDAGGSQCAEKTQEEGGVQLENDKPEKISCREDLGNTLTNSSLCSEVGAAPVKESTSSHEQSLPKELCQGESCLEEDAAPLPPEV, encoded by the exons ATGGAGGCAGGTTCGTCCCTCGGCCTCAAAAGAAGATATGAAGAGGTGGACAATAGCTCTCCATTCTCTACACCGAAGGACTCTGACGATGACATCTCCAGCAGTGACAGCGCTGACAGCTGCGACAGCCTCAATCCACCTTCCAGCACTTCATTTACCC CCACCTCCATCCTCAGACACCACAAGCCGTCACCGGGGGGGAAACGGGTCCGTTTTGATGTGGTGACAGTGTATTACTTCCCCCGGCGGCAGGGCTTCACCAGCGTGCCCAGCCAAGGGGGCAGCTCGCTGGGCATGGCCCGTCACCACTCCTCCATCAGACACTACACGCTGGGCGAGTTTGCACGTGAACAGGAAACCAGCCACCGTCACACTTTACGCCAACACCTGCGCCAAGAGAAGCTCAATGCGCGCAAGATGAAG CTGACGAGGAACGGCACAGTGGAGTGCGCTCAGGCCGACCTGCTGACTCTAGACGATGTATCAGATGAGGATCTTGACGTGGACGGGGTGGAGGTGGACGACTGTTTCTTCCTTCAGCCACTGCCCACAAAGCGCCGCAGAGCCCTCCTGCGAGCGTCTGGCATCGCCCGCATAGATGCGCAGGAGAAAGCTGAGCTGAGAGCCATCCGCCTCTCGCGGGAGGAATGTGGATGTGACTGCCGCTTGTACTGCGACCCCCGCCACTGTGGCTGCAGCCAGGCTGGCATTAAGTGCCAG GTGGATCGAATGTCTTTCCCGTGCGGCTGTTCTAGGGACGGATGTGGCAATGTAGCGGGCCGTATCGAGTTCAACCCTCTACGTGTGAGAACTCACTACCTGCACACTATCATGAAGCTGGATCTGGAGAAAAGGAGGATGCTGGTACAAGGGACTGGAAACCAGTATGCCGAATCTGACCCGACGTCATCCCCTTCTTCCACTTGCCCCACTTCACCCGACATGTCCTCTGTCGCTGGCCTAGACTCTGAGCTAGATGAGAGCGAGGTGCAGACAGTAGTGGAGGTTCAGGATCTCCTGGCAGAGCAGGACGTACTTGAGCGAGAGAATGAGACAGCTGTGTTGCATCTGCAGAGtgcagaggagcaggagaggagggagagggaggaggctgAAGGGGAGACAGTGCAGCAGGAGCTGGCAACTGGAGGCCTCCCAGAGCAGCCTCTCTGCCTCCTGCCCGGTGCTttgggaggagagctgcccgAGCAGGCAGAGGTGCCGGGTGTGGAGCAGGTCCTCCTGCAGGGTCCGTTCCCCACTGGGGCCACGGTGTTGTGCATCACTGATAACCAGGAGGAGAGCCCCTCAGATCTCCTCAAAGACTCCACTTCTCTGCTCTACTATCAGCTCAGCCCCATAGAGCCTGGAGCTTTTGAGCCCCTGCCCAGAGCAGAGGAGGCTGAACACGAGGAGCGCTTTGTGAGAGAACAAGATGCAGGAGGAAGCCAGTGTGCGGAGAAGAcacaagaagaaggaggagtGCAGCTGGAGAATGATAAGCCTGAGAAGATCAGCTGCAGGGAGGATCTGGGTAACACCTTGACCAACTCGAGTCTGTGCTCAGAGGTAGGTGCGGCACCAGTGAAGGAGAGCACCTCAAGTCATGAGCAGAGCCTCCCTAAAGAGCTGTGCCAAGGGGAGTCCTGCTTGGAGGAAGACGCGGCTCCACTCCCTCCTGAAGTTTAG